The following are encoded together in the Pectobacterium wasabiae CFBP 3304 genome:
- the ppx gene encoding exopolyphosphatase, whose amino-acid sequence MPLTNSEEIEMKPQEFAAIDLGSNSFHMVIARVVNGALQVLGRLKQRVHLADGLDNKNVLSEEAIQRGLSCLALFAERLQGFPAMNVSIVGTHALRQAANAQEFLRRAADIIPYPIEIISGHEEARLIFMGVEHTQPEKGRKLVIDIGGGSTELVIGEDFEPMLVESRRMGCVSFAQQFFPNGEISEANFKRARLAAAQKLETLSWEYRIYGWKFALGASGTIKATHEILVEMGEKDGLITPERLELLRTQILQFKHFKALSLPGLSEDRQSVLVPGLAILCGIFDALAIKELRLSDGALREGVLYEMEGRFRHQDIRIRTAQSLATHYNIDREQARRVRETTQQLYAQWAEQNPSLVHPQLEAILNWASMLHEVGLGINHSGMHRHSAYILQNTNLPGFNQEQQLVLSMIVRLHRKAIKLEELPRLNLFKKKQYLPLVQLLRLATLLNNQRQATTTPESLQLHTDDNYWTLTFPHDFFTNNTLVQLDLEREQEYWQDVTGWKLMIEEEKA is encoded by the coding sequence ATGCCGTTAACGAACAGTGAAGAAATCGAGATGAAACCGCAAGAATTCGCGGCTATCGACCTGGGCTCCAATAGTTTTCACATGGTGATCGCACGCGTGGTAAACGGTGCGCTTCAGGTGTTGGGGCGTTTAAAACAACGGGTACATCTGGCTGATGGACTGGATAACAAAAATGTGCTCAGTGAAGAGGCCATTCAACGCGGCTTAAGCTGTCTGGCGCTGTTTGCTGAACGTCTGCAAGGTTTCCCGGCCATGAACGTCTCCATCGTCGGTACGCACGCGCTGCGTCAGGCGGCCAACGCCCAGGAGTTTTTGCGCCGTGCAGCGGATATCATTCCCTATCCGATAGAGATCATTTCCGGTCATGAAGAAGCCCGCCTGATTTTTATGGGCGTGGAGCATACGCAGCCGGAAAAAGGCCGCAAACTGGTTATCGATATCGGCGGTGGTTCTACAGAGCTGGTTATCGGAGAAGATTTCGAACCGATGCTGGTAGAAAGCCGCCGTATGGGCTGTGTCAGCTTCGCGCAGCAATTTTTCCCAAATGGTGAAATCAGCGAAGCCAACTTCAAGCGTGCTCGGCTGGCTGCGGCGCAAAAGCTGGAAACGCTGTCCTGGGAATATCGCATATACGGCTGGAAATTCGCCCTCGGTGCATCGGGAACGATCAAAGCCACACACGAAATTCTGGTGGAAATGGGGGAAAAAGACGGTCTGATTACCCCCGAGCGGCTGGAACTGTTACGCACGCAAATCTTGCAATTTAAGCACTTCAAAGCGCTGAGCCTGCCAGGTCTATCCGAAGATCGACAATCGGTGCTGGTGCCGGGTCTGGCGATTTTGTGTGGTATTTTCGATGCGCTGGCGATTAAAGAGTTGCGCCTTTCTGATGGTGCGCTGCGCGAAGGTGTGCTGTACGAAATGGAAGGCCGTTTCCGCCATCAGGATATTCGAATCCGTACCGCACAGAGCCTGGCCACGCATTACAATATCGACCGCGAGCAGGCGCGACGCGTGCGAGAAACCACGCAACAGCTTTATGCACAATGGGCAGAGCAAAACCCTAGCCTGGTGCATCCTCAGCTTGAGGCCATCTTAAACTGGGCTTCCATGCTACATGAAGTCGGATTGGGCATTAACCATAGCGGTATGCACCGCCATTCCGCCTATATACTGCAAAATACCAACCTGCCCGGTTTCAATCAGGAACAGCAGCTTGTGCTGTCAATGATCGTGCGACTGCATCGTAAAGCCATCAAACTGGAAGAGTTACCGCGGCTGAATCTGTTCAAAAAGAAACAGTATTTGCCACTGGTGCAGCTCTTGCGCCTTGCCACACTGTTGAATAACCAGCGTCAGGCAACGACGACGCCAGAATCATTGCAACTACATACCGATGACAATTACTGGACGCTGACGTTCCCGCACGACTTTTTTACCAATAACACGTTGGTACAGCTCGATCTGGAACGTGAACAGGAATATTGGCAGGACGTCACCGGTTGGAAGCTGATGATTGAGGAAGAGAAAGCCTGA
- a CDS encoding aldo/keto reductase has protein sequence MSVPDTTRELGRSGIVVPPFSFGGNVFGWTVDASTSFSLLDALVAHRLNFIDTADVYSRWAPGNQGGESETIIGNWLKKSGQRDKVIIATKVGMDLGDGKKGLSAAYIRQAVEASLQRLQTDYIDLYQAHTDDKETPLEETLAAFDALIKEGKVRAIGASNYSAARLAEALKVSKANHLARYETLQPEYNLYDRQGYEAALEPLVREQGVGVISYYSLASGFLSGKYRQPKDASKSARGQGVVEKYLNERGRTILEALDSVANAHQTTPSQVALAWLIARPSITAPIASATSLDQVVELASATRLVLPVEDIELLNRASRY, from the coding sequence ATGTCAGTACCAGATACCACACGTGAGCTTGGACGTTCAGGCATTGTGGTTCCACCATTCTCGTTCGGCGGTAATGTTTTTGGTTGGACCGTCGATGCGTCGACGTCGTTCAGCCTGCTGGATGCACTCGTGGCGCATCGGCTGAATTTCATTGATACCGCGGATGTTTATTCGCGCTGGGCACCCGGTAATCAAGGCGGTGAATCTGAAACGATCATCGGCAACTGGCTGAAAAAAAGCGGTCAGCGTGACAAGGTGATTATTGCCACCAAAGTCGGCATGGATCTGGGCGATGGCAAGAAAGGGCTGTCTGCTGCCTATATTCGTCAGGCGGTTGAGGCCTCATTACAGCGCTTGCAAACTGATTACATCGATCTCTATCAGGCACATACTGACGACAAGGAAACGCCGCTGGAAGAAACGCTGGCCGCGTTTGATGCGCTGATTAAAGAGGGCAAGGTCCGTGCGATTGGGGCGTCTAACTACAGCGCGGCGCGTCTGGCTGAAGCGCTGAAAGTCAGTAAAGCCAATCATCTGGCGCGTTATGAAACCCTGCAACCGGAATATAATTTGTACGATAGGCAAGGGTATGAGGCTGCGTTGGAGCCGCTGGTGCGTGAGCAAGGGGTCGGGGTCATTAGCTATTATTCGCTGGCGAGCGGATTTCTGTCAGGAAAGTATCGTCAGCCAAAGGATGCATCGAAAAGTGCGCGCGGGCAGGGCGTAGTGGAAAAATACCTGAACGAGCGCGGTCGGACTATTTTGGAAGCGCTGGATAGCGTGGCGAATGCGCATCAGACGACGCCATCGCAGGTTGCATTGGCATGGCTGATCGCGCGTCCGAGCATAACGGCACCGATTGCGAGTGCGACGTCGCTGGATCAGGTAGTCGAACTGGCGAGTGCAACGCGGCTAGTATTGCCAGTAGAAGATATTGAGCTATTGAATCGCGCGAGCCGTTACTAA
- the galT gene encoding galactose-1-phosphate uridylyltransferase, whose protein sequence is MQFEPTEHPHRRFNPLKGEWILVSPHRAKRPWQGQQDEPDRATPPPYDPTCYLCAGNKRITGDINPHYQGTFVFTNDFSALMEDTPDAPVGDDELFRVQQARGVGRVICFSPDHSKSLPQLSLPALKAVIDTWSEQTAELGKRYPWVQVFENKGTMMGCSNPHPHGQVWANDFLPNEVLREDEQQRDYFARHGSPLLFDYVQREQADGSRIVVETEFWLAVVPYWASWPFETLLLPKFVVQQLPQLNDIQRDDLALILKKLTSRYDNLFQCSFPYSMGWHGAPFKDGDIAHWQLHAHFYPPLLRSASVRKFMVGYEMLAEAQRDLTAEQAAERLRSVSDIHFREQI, encoded by the coding sequence ATGCAGTTTGAGCCAACTGAACATCCGCATCGCCGTTTTAACCCGCTGAAAGGCGAGTGGATACTGGTTTCCCCGCATCGGGCAAAGCGCCCTTGGCAAGGTCAGCAGGATGAGCCGGATCGCGCCACGCCGCCGCCTTACGATCCGACCTGTTATCTGTGTGCAGGCAATAAACGTATTACGGGCGATATTAATCCGCACTATCAGGGGACTTTTGTTTTTACCAATGATTTCTCGGCACTGATGGAAGACACGCCGGATGCACCTGTGGGCGACGATGAGCTGTTTCGCGTGCAGCAAGCCCGTGGGGTTGGCCGCGTGATCTGTTTTTCTCCCGATCACAGTAAAAGCCTGCCGCAGCTTTCGCTACCGGCGCTGAAAGCCGTGATTGATACGTGGAGTGAGCAAACCGCAGAGCTGGGCAAGCGCTATCCGTGGGTTCAGGTGTTTGAAAATAAAGGAACGATGATGGGGTGTTCTAACCCCCATCCACACGGGCAAGTTTGGGCGAACGATTTTCTACCGAACGAGGTGCTGCGTGAGGATGAACAGCAGCGGGATTATTTTGCCCGCCATGGTTCGCCGTTGCTGTTTGACTATGTGCAGAGAGAGCAGGCTGACGGCTCCCGTATCGTGGTGGAAACGGAATTCTGGTTAGCGGTTGTCCCTTACTGGGCATCGTGGCCGTTTGAGACGTTGCTGCTGCCCAAGTTTGTCGTGCAGCAATTGCCACAGTTGAATGACATTCAGCGTGACGATCTGGCGCTGATCCTCAAAAAATTGACTAGCCGTTACGACAACCTGTTCCAGTGTTCATTCCCCTATTCAATGGGGTGGCATGGCGCACCGTTTAAGGATGGAGACATTGCGCACTGGCAACTGCATGCCCATTTTTATCCCCCGTTATTACGTTCCGCCAGCGTGCGCAAATTTATGGTTGGTTATGAAATGCTGGCCGAAGCACAGCGAGATTTGACGGCAGAGCAGGCCGCTGAACGTTTACGCAGCGTGAGTGATATCCATTTCCGTGAGCAAATTTGA
- a CDS encoding MarR family winged helix-turn-helix transcriptional regulator: MAETMNDNAYKLDGQLCFALYSANLAMNKLYRRLLSELNLTYPQYLVMLILWERDGLTVSELGERLYLDSATLTPLLKRLQSAGLVVRNRGTEDERQVLIGLTEAGRALQQQARAIPESVFCATECHLEQLQTIKKDLETLRKSLIGHL; this comes from the coding sequence ATGGCAGAGACGATGAACGATAACGCTTATAAACTGGATGGACAGCTATGCTTCGCATTGTATTCTGCCAATCTGGCAATGAATAAGCTGTATCGCCGTTTGCTGTCTGAACTGAATCTGACCTATCCCCAATATCTGGTCATGCTGATACTGTGGGAACGTGATGGATTGACGGTATCTGAACTGGGTGAGCGGCTGTATCTGGATTCCGCCACGCTAACACCATTGCTCAAACGGTTGCAAAGCGCAGGATTAGTGGTGCGTAACCGAGGTACGGAAGATGAACGTCAGGTACTGATCGGGTTAACTGAAGCAGGACGTGCCCTTCAGCAACAGGCGCGAGCGATTCCTGAAAGCGTGTTTTGTGCGACGGAATGTCATCTTGAACAGTTACAGACGATCAAAAAAGATTTAGAGACGCTGCGTAAGAGCCTTATCGGTCATCTTTAA
- the mgtE gene encoding magnesium transporter, translating to MSSVKKLTDLRRRISLLLLENKELVEDIINRQPPITEHDETTLGDKTVLSNKIRLREKSILLDQTAEISELIVDLHAADQADLLESLPQDERLALWRLIPIAKRGRVLIEASDSISDDLIGDMQDKEILRAVRILDVDEQAQLSRLVPRHLLGRILTSLEPKQRAQLRAAINYDEDCLGHMMDFKLITVRADVTLATVQRYLRYRKKIPNSTDKLFVTDRKNTLIGELSLASILLHSPHALVTDVMDAQPLRFQPEDKVEEAAGAFERYDLISSAVVDSKGKLMGRLTIEDIVDVVNRESDSNLRRSGGLTPSEDVYAPVYKSFRNRWAWLAINLCTALIASRVIGLFEHTLSHLVALATLMPIVAGIGGNTGNQTITMIVRALALHQLEHGKKSYLLLKELGVALVNGVIWGTIMGVVTFLLYGNPAMGGVMMLAILLNLLLAALMGVAIPLIMMKFGRDPAIGSSVMITAITDTGGFFIFLGLATVFLLP from the coding sequence ATGTCGAGTGTAAAAAAACTTACCGACCTCCGACGCCGCATCTCCCTTCTGCTATTGGAAAATAAGGAACTGGTTGAAGACATCATCAATCGGCAACCTCCTATCACAGAACATGACGAAACCACGTTAGGCGACAAAACGGTATTAAGTAACAAAATCAGGCTACGTGAAAAAAGTATTCTGCTCGACCAAACCGCAGAAATCAGCGAACTGATCGTCGATCTCCATGCGGCTGACCAGGCTGATTTATTGGAGTCGTTACCACAGGATGAACGTCTGGCGCTCTGGCGACTCATCCCCATAGCAAAACGCGGTCGCGTTTTGATTGAAGCCTCAGACAGTATTTCTGACGATCTCATCGGCGATATGCAGGATAAAGAAATTCTGAGGGCGGTCCGGATACTGGATGTGGATGAACAGGCCCAGCTTTCTCGCCTCGTCCCCCGCCATCTGCTGGGCAGAATACTGACCTCGCTTGAACCAAAGCAACGTGCGCAGTTACGTGCCGCCATCAATTATGATGAAGACTGCCTCGGCCACATGATGGATTTCAAACTCATCACCGTGCGTGCCGACGTCACGCTCGCGACAGTACAACGCTATCTGCGCTACCGCAAAAAGATCCCCAATTCCACTGACAAACTGTTCGTCACCGATCGCAAAAACACACTGATTGGTGAGTTGTCTCTGGCCAGTATCCTGCTCCACTCGCCTCATGCTTTAGTTACTGACGTTATGGATGCTCAGCCGCTAAGGTTTCAGCCTGAAGATAAAGTCGAAGAGGCCGCAGGGGCTTTTGAACGTTACGATTTAATCTCCAGTGCCGTGGTGGACAGCAAGGGGAAACTCATGGGACGCCTGACGATTGAGGATATCGTCGATGTCGTGAATCGGGAAAGCGACAGTAACCTACGGCGTTCAGGGGGGTTAACGCCTTCTGAAGATGTCTACGCGCCCGTATATAAATCGTTCCGCAATCGCTGGGCGTGGCTAGCTATCAATCTGTGTACGGCGCTCATCGCCTCGCGAGTCATCGGCCTGTTTGAGCACACGTTATCCCATTTGGTGGCGCTGGCGACGCTCATGCCGATTGTCGCCGGTATCGGCGGGAATACTGGCAACCAAACGATCACCATGATTGTGCGCGCACTGGCACTGCATCAGCTTGAACACGGTAAAAAATCGTATTTGCTGCTTAAAGAATTGGGCGTTGCGCTGGTCAACGGGGTGATCTGGGGCACGATAATGGGCGTGGTGACCTTCCTGCTCTATGGCAACCCCGCAATGGGTGGCGTGATGATGCTGGCTATTCTGCTGAATTTACTGCTCGCGGCGCTAATGGGTGTCGCAATTCCGCTGATCATGATGAAGTTTGGACGCGATCCAGCTATCGGTTCCAGCGTGATGATCACGGCCATCACCGATACCGGCGGCTTCTTTATCTTCCTTGGACTGGCAACAGTGTTCCTGCTGCCCTGA
- the galK gene encoding galactokinase, producing MSRIDSLRQSTESVFVRLFGYTPHAAIQAPGRVNLIGEHTDYNDGFVLPCAIDYQTVVSAAVRQDGIVRVVAVDYDNQQDEFDLAKEIVPHPEYLWANYIRGTVKFLLASGLSLSGMDMVVSGNVPSGAGLSSSASLEVAIGQTFKELNNLDISQLDVALNGQQAENHFVGCSCGIMDQFISAQGRAGQAMLIDCRSLEGRSVRMLDGIDVLIVNSNVRRGLVDSEYNTRRQQCEAAARHFNVKALRDVSLPQFEAGIEGLDPVAIRRARHVITENRRTLEAADALARQDAHRLFTLMAESHVSMRDDFEITVSPIDILVDLIQDYVGDRGGVRMTGGGFGGCIVALIPSALTDEVKQVIEREYPARTGLQPSIYLCQASDGAGRLS from the coding sequence ATGAGCCGTATTGATTCTCTACGTCAGTCAACTGAGTCTGTTTTTGTTCGATTATTTGGCTATACGCCGCACGCCGCTATACAGGCACCCGGACGGGTCAATCTGATTGGCGAGCACACCGACTATAACGACGGTTTTGTCTTACCGTGTGCTATCGATTACCAGACGGTCGTCAGTGCGGCGGTGCGCCAGGATGGCATCGTGCGAGTGGTGGCGGTGGACTATGACAACCAGCAGGATGAATTTGATCTTGCAAAAGAAATAGTGCCTCACCCGGAATACCTCTGGGCCAACTATATCCGCGGAACGGTGAAGTTTTTGCTGGCGAGTGGCCTGTCGCTTAGCGGCATGGATATGGTGGTCTCTGGGAATGTGCCTTCCGGTGCCGGACTTAGCTCGTCGGCGTCGCTGGAAGTGGCGATCGGGCAGACGTTCAAAGAGCTGAATAATCTGGATATCAGCCAACTGGATGTAGCGTTAAACGGCCAGCAGGCGGAAAATCATTTTGTTGGCTGTAGCTGCGGCATTATGGATCAGTTTATTTCTGCTCAGGGGCGGGCCGGTCAGGCCATGTTGATCGACTGTCGCTCTCTGGAAGGACGCTCTGTGCGCATGCTCGACGGTATCGATGTTCTCATCGTGAATTCCAACGTGCGTCGTGGGCTGGTGGACAGTGAGTACAACACGCGTCGTCAGCAGTGTGAGGCGGCTGCACGTCACTTTAACGTTAAAGCGCTGCGTGATGTATCACTGCCGCAGTTTGAAGCGGGAATTGAGGGGCTGGATCCGGTGGCGATACGTCGTGCACGACACGTCATCACCGAGAATCGCCGCACGTTGGAAGCAGCCGATGCACTGGCGCGTCAGGATGCTCACCGTTTGTTTACGCTGATGGCGGAATCGCATGTCTCCATGCGCGACGATTTTGAGATTACCGTGTCGCCGATCGATATTCTGGTGGATCTGATTCAGGATTATGTTGGAGATCGGGGCGGTGTGCGCATGACCGGTGGTGGTTTCGGTGGCTGTATTGTCGCCCTGATTCCTTCAGCGTTAACCGATGAGGTCAAACAGGTGATCGAGCGTGAATATCCGGCGCGTACTGGGCTTCAGCCCTCAATTTACCTGTGCCAGGCATCAGACGGTGCGGGTCGCTTGAGTTAA
- a CDS encoding organic hydroperoxide resistance protein gives MSIEKVLYVAHAQASGGRDGRAVSSDNAVDIKLTTPRELGGAGGEGTNPEQLFAAGYSACFLGAMKFVGAREKISVPADTTVNGSVGIGAIPTGFGIEVELKISLPGLDRAVAEDLVQKAHIVCPYSNATRGNIDVTLTIV, from the coding sequence ATGTCTATTGAAAAAGTATTATACGTTGCTCATGCACAAGCCAGTGGTGGTCGTGATGGTCGTGCAGTGTCTTCCGACAACGCGGTTGATATTAAATTGACGACGCCGCGTGAATTGGGCGGTGCAGGCGGCGAGGGGACTAACCCAGAGCAGTTGTTTGCCGCCGGCTATTCTGCCTGTTTCCTTGGTGCCATGAAATTTGTCGGTGCGCGTGAGAAAATCTCCGTACCGGCTGATACCACGGTAAACGGTAGCGTAGGCATCGGTGCCATCCCAACAGGGTTTGGTATTGAAGTTGAATTGAAAATTTCTCTGCCAGGTTTGGATCGCGCGGTGGCTGAAGATCTGGTGCAGAAAGCCCACATCGTTTGCCCTTACTCCAATGCAACGCGTGGCAACATCGATGTGACCTTGACTATCGTCTAA
- a CDS encoding glucose PTS transporter subunit EIIB, whose amino-acid sequence MGKIHNFRKLFASMLGKQITEIEIASPLDKENLQQLVSAFGGKENIVSLDACITRLRVEVHSLRLVNSDSLQKLGAIGVIIVGHQVQAIFGTQSDNLRRELAAWFEDDGAEAH is encoded by the coding sequence ATGGGCAAGATTCACAATTTTCGGAAATTGTTCGCGTCAATGTTGGGTAAGCAGATTACCGAGATTGAAATCGCTTCACCGCTAGACAAAGAGAATTTACAGCAGTTGGTGAGCGCCTTTGGCGGCAAAGAAAATATCGTCAGTCTGGATGCCTGCATCACCCGTCTGCGGGTTGAAGTCCACAGCCTGCGGCTGGTTAATAGCGACAGTCTGCAAAAACTGGGGGCTATCGGCGTGATTATTGTCGGTCATCAGGTACAGGCGATTTTCGGCACCCAGTCAGATAACCTGCGGCGCGAACTGGCTGCCTGGTTTGAAGACGACGGTGCAGAGGCGCACTAA
- a CDS encoding YfgG family protein, producing MSTLTHKRRLSIRPRQSGSRIARAVLLISFVILLGRFAYSTITAFGHHQDKQQQRAEQLLLPTNVLINQKE from the coding sequence ATGTCCACGCTTACCCACAAACGACGATTATCGATACGCCCGCGACAAAGTGGCTCTCGGATCGCTCGTGCCGTCTTACTCATCAGCTTCGTTATTCTTTTAGGCCGTTTTGCTTACTCCACCATCACCGCGTTTGGTCATCATCAAGACAAACAGCAGCAACGTGCTGAACAATTATTGCTTCCTACCAATGTACTCATTAATCAGAAAGAGTAA
- the dld gene encoding D-lactate dehydrogenase, with protein MKDDVIPESSISVDSQSLIQTLTRIVGKSHVLTDNNKTERYRKGFRSGSGEALAVVFPASLLEQWRVFKASIEAGCIVLMQAANTGLTEGSTPNGNDYDREIVIINTLRLDNVQLLDEGRQVVALPGSTLWHLERVLKPLGREPHSVIGSSCIGASVIGGICNNSGGSLVHRGPAYTEMALYGRVNEQGQVELINHLGINLGDTPEAILTRLESQQYDAKDVIYDERQASDHDYIERVRDVDADTPSRFNADERRLFEAAGCAGKLSVFAVRLDTFPAEKSQQVFYIGTNQPQVLTELRRHMLADFKNLPVAGEYMHRDIFDIAEIYGKDTFMMIDKLGTDKLPLFFNLKGRMDAIFSKVPFLPSHLVDRTMQFLSRLLPSHLPARMKTYRDRFEHHLMVKMAGDGIDEAHRWLEQYFHDADGEFFVCTPEEGTKAFLHRFVAAGAAIRYHSVHSSEVENILALDIALRRNDREWFEHLPADISDMLVHRLYYGHFMCHVFHQDYIVKKGVDVHELKERMLALLDQRGAEYPAEHNVGHIYQAKPQLKAFYQKSDPTNSLNPGIGKTTKLKNWGCTGCEEHHINH; from the coding sequence ATGAAGGACGATGTAATCCCAGAAAGTAGTATTTCCGTTGATTCTCAATCTCTTATCCAAACGCTAACCCGCATTGTCGGTAAGTCTCACGTCTTAACCGATAACAATAAAACAGAGCGTTATCGCAAAGGCTTTCGTTCGGGTAGCGGAGAGGCACTGGCGGTGGTTTTTCCCGCATCGCTACTCGAACAGTGGCGGGTATTTAAAGCCAGTATTGAAGCGGGTTGTATCGTGCTGATGCAGGCCGCTAATACCGGTTTAACCGAAGGCTCCACCCCGAACGGTAATGATTACGATCGAGAAATCGTGATCATCAATACCCTGCGTTTGGATAACGTTCAACTGCTGGATGAAGGACGGCAGGTTGTGGCGCTGCCGGGAAGCACCTTGTGGCATCTTGAACGCGTATTGAAACCGCTTGGGCGTGAACCGCATTCTGTGATCGGTTCTTCTTGTATTGGCGCCTCGGTGATTGGGGGGATTTGTAATAACTCCGGTGGCTCTTTGGTTCACCGTGGCCCGGCGTATACCGAAATGGCACTTTACGGCCGGGTTAACGAGCAAGGTCAGGTGGAACTGATCAACCATCTGGGGATCAATTTGGGTGATACGCCGGAAGCGATCCTGACCCGTTTAGAATCGCAACAATATGACGCGAAGGATGTGATTTATGACGAGCGTCAGGCATCCGACCACGACTATATTGAACGTGTGCGGGATGTCGATGCAGATACGCCGTCGCGCTTTAACGCCGATGAACGCCGTTTATTTGAGGCCGCTGGCTGTGCAGGAAAACTGTCGGTTTTTGCTGTGCGCCTGGATACGTTTCCGGCGGAAAAATCCCAACAGGTTTTTTATATTGGGACTAATCAGCCGCAGGTATTGACGGAATTACGCCGGCATATGCTCGCAGATTTTAAAAATCTGCCGGTGGCGGGTGAGTATATGCACCGCGATATCTTCGATATCGCCGAAATATACGGCAAAGATACGTTTATGATGATCGATAAACTGGGTACGGATAAATTACCCCTATTCTTCAACCTGAAAGGGCGGATGGATGCGATCTTTAGCAAAGTGCCTTTCCTACCGTCGCATCTTGTGGATCGTACCATGCAGTTTCTCAGCCGCCTGCTGCCTTCCCATCTACCGGCGCGGATGAAAACGTATCGTGACCGTTTTGAACACCATTTGATGGTGAAAATGGCGGGCGACGGCATTGATGAAGCACACCGTTGGCTGGAACAGTATTTTCATGATGCCGACGGTGAGTTTTTTGTCTGTACGCCGGAAGAAGGCACGAAGGCCTTTCTGCATCGCTTCGTCGCAGCGGGAGCCGCGATCCGTTATCACTCGGTACACAGCAGTGAAGTGGAAAATATCTTGGCTCTGGACATCGCTCTGCGGCGTAACGATCGTGAATGGTTCGAGCATTTACCGGCGGATATTAGCGATATGCTGGTGCATCGGTTGTATTACGGTCACTTCATGTGCCATGTCTTCCATCAGGATTATATTGTGAAGAAAGGCGTGGATGTTCATGAACTGAAAGAGAGAATGCTGGCCTTACTCGATCAGCGTGGGGCAGAATATCCGGCAGAGCACAATGTTGGCCATATCTATCAGGCTAAACCACAGTTGAAAGCGTTCTATCAGAAAAGCGATCCTACCAATAGCCTGAACCCAGGAATAGGCAAAACCACCAAGCTGAAAAACTGGGGCTGTACCGGTTGTGAAGAGCACCACATCAACCATTAA
- a CDS encoding YjfB family protein: protein MDVSQIASLATDLSNLRTSSEASTLVMKKALDSQEAVALGILQALPPLPANPAIGRNVNTTA from the coding sequence ATGGATGTATCACAGATTGCATCACTCGCGACCGACCTCAGCAACCTGCGCACCAGCAGTGAGGCCAGTACGCTTGTGATGAAAAAAGCGCTCGACAGCCAAGAAGCTGTTGCTTTAGGTATTTTGCAAGCGTTACCCCCGCTGCCAGCAAACCCGGCGATTGGGCGTAATGTGAATACCACAGCGTAA
- the galR gene encoding HTH-type transcriptional regulator GalR — translation MATIKDVARLSGVSVATVSRVINNSPKASTASKEAVHKAMAELQYHPNANARALAHQSAETMGLVVADVSDPFFGTMVKSVEQIAQATGNFLLIGNGYHNAEQEKKAIEQLIRHRCAGLVVHAKMLPDEELAALMSHIPDMVLINRTLPGYENRCVALDDRYGSWLATRHLIQEGHQKIGFLCSNHQISDSVDRLQGYMDALQEHGIARDERLIARASPDEVGGESAMTELLSRGGNMTAVVCYNDSMAAGALSVLSDNSINVPQDMSVVGFDDVLIARYLRPRLTTVHYPVSAMAIQAAELAIALSHGKQLNETTNMFSPTLVRRHSVSPPIRKK, via the coding sequence ATGGCCACAATAAAAGATGTTGCTCGCCTATCAGGTGTATCAGTCGCTACGGTGTCGCGCGTCATCAATAATTCGCCCAAAGCCAGTACTGCTTCAAAGGAAGCGGTACACAAGGCCATGGCGGAGCTGCAATATCATCCGAACGCCAATGCCAGAGCACTCGCACACCAAAGCGCAGAGACAATGGGGCTGGTTGTTGCGGATGTATCCGATCCCTTTTTTGGAACGATGGTCAAATCTGTCGAACAAATTGCACAAGCAACCGGCAATTTTCTGCTGATTGGTAACGGTTACCACAATGCCGAGCAGGAAAAAAAAGCCATTGAGCAGTTGATTCGCCACCGCTGCGCGGGGCTGGTTGTGCACGCCAAAATGCTTCCAGATGAGGAGCTGGCAGCGCTGATGAGCCATATTCCGGATATGGTACTCATCAACCGCACCTTACCCGGTTATGAAAACCGCTGCGTTGCGCTTGATGACCGCTATGGCTCCTGGCTGGCAACACGTCATTTAATTCAGGAAGGTCATCAGAAGATCGGTTTTCTCTGTTCTAATCACCAAATTTCCGACTCCGTCGACCGCCTGCAAGGCTATATGGACGCATTGCAAGAGCACGGCATCGCACGGGATGAACGCCTCATTGCACGCGCATCACCAGACGAAGTGGGCGGCGAATCCGCCATGACGGAACTCCTGAGTCGGGGCGGCAATATGACGGCGGTGGTGTGCTACAACGATTCCATGGCGGCTGGCGCGCTTTCCGTCCTGAGTGATAACAGCATCAACGTACCACAGGATATGTCGGTGGTAGGGTTTGACGACGTATTGATCGCCCGCTACCTGCGCCCTCGCCTAACCACCGTGCACTATCCGGTTTCCGCCATGGCCATTCAGGCAGCAGAATTAGCTATCGCGTTATCCCACGGTAAACAGCTCAACGAAACCACGAATATGTTTAGCCCGACGCTGGTACGCCGCCACTCGGTAAGCCCTCCCATCCGTAAGAAATAG